The genomic DNA GCGTCCAATAGGGATCGGCCAAATGCGGACGGGCCAGACAGACCAGATCGGCGCGCCCGGCCATCAGGATCGAATTGACGTGATCGGCCTCGTAAATATTGCCGACTGCCATGGTGGCCACGCCCGCCTCGTTGCGGATCCTGTCCGAGAACGGGGTCTGAAACATGCGCCCGTAAACGGGATGGCCTTGGGTGGAGGTTTGGCCGGCAGAGACGTCGATAATATCGGCTCCCGCCTCGGAGAAGGCGCGTGCGATCAACACCGCTTCTTCGGGGGTTACCCCATCGGGACCCGCCCAGTCATTGGCCGAGATCCGCACCGACATCGGCTTGGCCGCAGGCCATACCGCCCGCATCGCGCGGAAAACCTCTAACGGATAGCGCATCCGGTTTTCAAGACTGCCACCGTATTCATCGTCGCGCGTGTTGGACAGCGGCGAGATGAATGAGGACACCAGATAGCCATGCGCCGCATGCAGCTCGATCATATCAAATCCCGCACGTTCGGCCATTTCAGCGGCTGCGACAAAATCGGCCTTTACGGCATCCATATCATCGCGTGTCATAGCACGCGGGACGGCGTTGCCTTTGGCCCATGCGATTGCAGAGGCAGACAGCAAATCCCAGTTGCCTGAGGCCAGCGGCTTATCCATGCCATCCCACCCCAGATTGGTAGAGCCTTTGCGCCCCGCATGGCCGATCTGGCAGCAAATCTTGGCGCGTGTTTCGGCATGCACAAACCGTGTAAGTCGCGCCCATTCCGCCTCATGTTGGGGGCTATAAAGCCCGGGACAGCCCGGTGTGATCCGCCCGTCCGCGCTAACGCAGGTCATCTCGGTATAGACCAGACCGGCGCCGCCTTTGGCACGTTCTGCATAGTGGACAAAATGCCAATCGGTGGGGTTGCCGTTCACCGCCTTATATTGCGCCATAGGCGAGACAACGATACGGTTGTCCAGATCCATCTCGCGCAGCTTGAAGGGGGCGAACATCGGCGCGCGCACCTTGGTTTCCGTGCTTCCCGAACGGATCTGGAACCATTTCTCCGCGCTTTCCAGCCACTCGGGGTCGCGCAGGCGCAGGTTTTCATGGCTGATCCGCTGACTGCGTGTCAGCAGCGAGTAATTGAACTGAACCGGGTCCAGATGCAAATAGCGGTGTATATCCTCAAACCATTCTAAGGAGTTGCGCGCCGCTGATTGCAGACGCAAAACCTGAATGCGGCGCTCATCTTCGTAAAGCGCAAATGCCTCGGCGAGGGTGTCTTTTTGGGTCACATATTCGGCCAGCGCAATGGCGCTTTCCAACGCCAGCTTGCTTCCCGACCCGATAGAGAAATGCGCCGAGGCAGAGGCATCGCCCATCAGGACGATATTCCCATGGCTCCATTTTTCACACAATACGCGCGGGAAATTGATCCAGGCGGAACCGCGGATGTGGTGCGCATTGGTCATCAACGCATGGCCGCCGAGATGGTTTTTAAAGATCTCCTCGCAGGTGGCAATGCTGTCTTGCTGGGACATCTCGCCAAAGCCGTAGGCGTCAAAGGTTGCCTGATCACATTCGATAATGAAGGTCGATGTGGTGTCATCAAAGCTGTAGGCATGCGCCCAGACCCAGCCTTTGTCGGTCTCTTCGAAGATAAAGGTAAAGGCGTCATCGAATTTCTGATGCGTGCCCAGCCAGACAAATTTGCAAGTGCGCAACTCGATATTAGGCTTGAAAATATCGGCGAATTCAGTCCGCGTGGCAGAGTTAAGACCATCGGAGGCGACAACCAGATCAAAACCCTTGGCAAAGGCGCCGATGTCGGTGACGTTGTGTTCAAACTCCAGCACGACGCCCAGATCGACTGCGCGGGCCTGCAAATCCAGTAGCAATTGCTTACGCCCGATGCCGCAGAACCCGTGCCCCGTAGAAAGCTGTTTGGTGCCACGGTAATGCACCGCGATATCATCCCAATAGGCGAAATTGCTTTCGATCGCTTTGGCGCTGATCGGATCATTCGCGGCCAGATTACCCAGCGTCTCATCCGATAGAACCACCCCCCAGCCAAAGGTATCGTCGGGTTTGTTGCGCTCGAATACGGTGATATCCACATCAGGCTGACGCAGTTTCATGGAAATTGCAAAGTATAGACCGGCTGGCCCACCCCCTAGACAAGCAATACGCATCGGGACTCTCCTGATCAAATATAGGAAAGAGTGTATCGGGCGACTTAAATATTTCAAGCCTAAAGTTTTAAAAGTGAAGGGTCGGGTCTGGGTCGGAAGATCGTATACGATTTTTTTAAATAAAGTCAAAACCTTAGAATGGTGGGACAATCAGATTGTCCCGGCCTTGCCAAGGTGTTGGCTTGAGGATGTCATGTCTCAGGTTGAGCAAGTCTTGGCTTCATTGAGAGGGCGTATTCAGCCCATAGGTTGAATGCATCGCTCCGGACGTGCCGATAGGCTTTGGCATTGCGCCCCAATTTTGTTGACCAAAGCCACGAGCTTCGCGGCTGACGATGACGCCTCGCTCAGCAAGAAAGCCCTAGACATCGGCGATGCTAAGCGCAAAGCGATGATCAGCTTGGACCGCATCGGTGACGATCAGGCGGGGAAAACGAATAGCTCTCACGCACGGCATTGACGGCAGTATCGTCATGCCTCAACCTACCAAGTCAAAAACCACAAACAACTTGGCAATGCCCTCCGGAGCTATAATATGACCGATGTTTATATCTGTGACTATATCCGCACGCCGATTGGTCGTTTCGGCGGCAGCCTCGCGTCAGTACGCGCCGATGATCTGGGTGCGATCCCGATCAAGGCGCTTATCGCGCGCAATCTGAACGTAGATTGGGCAGCGGTTGACGAGGTGATTTTCGGCTGCGCCAACCAAGCGGGCGAAGATAACCGCAACATCGCCCGGATGTCGGCACTGCTTGCGGGGTTACCCGCGGAGGTGCCCGGCACCACGATGAACCGCCTTTGCGGATCGGGGATGGATGCGGTGATTACAGCTGCGCGGACAATTAAAGCAGGCGAAGCGGAGATCATCATCGCAGGCGGAGTTGAGAGCATGTCGCGCGCGCCGTTCGTGATGCCCAAAGCCGAAAGTGCGTATTCCCGCGCCTCGGAAATTCATGATACCACCATCGGTTGGCGGTTCATCAACCCGCTGATGAAAGGGCAATACGGTGTAGATTCGATGCCGGAAACCGCCGAAAACGTCGCTGAGGATTTCGGAATCTCGCGCGCCGACCAAGACATCTTTGCGCTGCGGTCGCAGGAAAAAGCCGCCCTCGCCCAGAGCAACGGCAGGCTTGCCCAAGAAATCACGCCCGTCGAGATAGCGCAACGCAAGGGCGACCCCAAGGTCATCAGAGCCGATGAGCATCCCCGCGCCACCACGCTTGAAACGCTCGCTGGTTTGCGCGCCCCCTTCCGCGCGGGCGGGTCGGTGACGGCTGGCAACGCGTCGGGGGTCAATGACGGCGCGGCGGCACTGATCATCGCCTCGGCGGCGGCGGCAAAAAAATATGGTCTTACCCCGATAGCCCGTATTTTGGGCGGCGCGACCGCGGGTGTGGCGCCTCGGATCATGGGCATTGGCCCTATTTCGGCATCGAACAAGCTGATGGCGCGGCTTGGCCTGCGCCAGATCGATTTCTCGGTAATTGAATTGAACGAGGCGTTTGCTTCGCAGGGGCTTGCGACGCTACGCGCTCTCGGGATCGTGGATGGCGATCCTCGTGTAAATCCCAACGGCGGCGCGATTGCGCTGGGTCATCCGCTGGGCATGTCGGGCGCACGAATCACCGGATCGGCAGCACTTGAGCTGCAGGCCAGGCAAAAGTCGCTTTCGACGATGTGCATTGGCGTTGGCCAAGGCATCGCCATTGCCCTTGAAGGCTGCTGATGGGCGGGGCAAGTCACCTCGACTAGGGATCAGCCTCTGCACGAACCCGAGTTTCCAGCTTGGCTAACCCCAGCGGTTGCAAGCGCGGTCATCGTTCGATCCCCATCATAGGTGAGGTCTAGGCAAGTTTGCAAAACCGCGCCGTCTCCATCCTGATCGAGACGATTGGCGAATGCAACAAGACAGCCATAACCGGCAATCGCATAATGCACCATGCGCTGGTACTGCGTAACGATTACCGCATCACGGACCTTATCCGAGCCGAAGTCCGCGTCAAGCACGTGCGCTTTCGCCTCTGCGGCCAAACCCTGCATTCCTTTACAATGCTCGCCATCGGGCGATATTCCGTGTTGATTGCAGATTTCCGCAATTTTCTCCATCCCATCGTTGATGCCGTTGGCCCCCGCAATCAAAGCTTTTGACAGATCCTTGTCGTGCGCCGTACGCCCTAGCGCTGTGACGATATCGAGCGACTGTTTGTTGGCGCTCCACATGTCTTGAAGTTGGTCATGGTAAACGTCTTTGAGGGAGTTCATCGTCATATTGGCCTCCTGCCGTTGATTTGATCTGTCCAGACAAACGCCCGACCACGTGTTACGTTCCAAGCAATCCTTCTGAATCGAAATGACCTCCTCCCCACGGTGGGTGGGAATAGGCTACATTTTCGCAATGGCCGAACCGCCGCAGAAAGGACAAGACATGGCAGATGTTAAAAATGCGAAAGATCCTGATCATGTCGACAAACGGGTTTGAGCAATCTGAGCTCTCAAGGGGAAAGAGCGGGTTTTGTATTGAGGGTATAAGAACCGTCCGGCGCAGAGCCACGACAGTTTGCAGATGCTTTCTCAGTGCATTAGCGCGGTCCTGCCAGACGCACATTAGCGATGTCATCGGCTGAACCTTCGTCATCCCGCTGAAAGTTTTAGCTACCGCGTCCCGCCTCACATGTTAATGTCGAGGCGGATCGCACCAGCTAAATCCTGCGGAATTACTTTTCGAAGCAGGGCTTTCTGACTTAACCATGAGGCCTTGATGCTGAGTAACGACATAGACCT from Pseudorhodobacter turbinis includes the following:
- a CDS encoding bifunctional salicylyl-CoA 5-hydroxylase/oxidoreductase — its product is MRIACLGGGPAGLYFAISMKLRQPDVDITVFERNKPDDTFGWGVVLSDETLGNLAANDPISAKAIESNFAYWDDIAVHYRGTKQLSTGHGFCGIGRKQLLLDLQARAVDLGVVLEFEHNVTDIGAFAKGFDLVVASDGLNSATRTEFADIFKPNIELRTCKFVWLGTHQKFDDAFTFIFEETDKGWVWAHAYSFDDTTSTFIIECDQATFDAYGFGEMSQQDSIATCEEIFKNHLGGHALMTNAHHIRGSAWINFPRVLCEKWSHGNIVLMGDASASAHFSIGSGSKLALESAIALAEYVTQKDTLAEAFALYEDERRIQVLRLQSAARNSLEWFEDIHRYLHLDPVQFNYSLLTRSQRISHENLRLRDPEWLESAEKWFQIRSGSTETKVRAPMFAPFKLREMDLDNRIVVSPMAQYKAVNGNPTDWHFVHYAERAKGGAGLVYTEMTCVSADGRITPGCPGLYSPQHEAEWARLTRFVHAETRAKICCQIGHAGRKGSTNLGWDGMDKPLASGNWDLLSASAIAWAKGNAVPRAMTRDDMDAVKADFVAAAEMAERAGFDMIELHAAHGYLVSSFISPLSNTRDDEYGGSLENRMRYPLEVFRAMRAVWPAAKPMSVRISANDWAGPDGVTPEEAVLIARAFSEAGADIIDVSAGQTSTQGHPVYGRMFQTPFSDRIRNEAGVATMAVGNIYEADHVNSILMAGRADLVCLARPHLADPYWTLHAATAIGDREMVWPLPYEAGRDQSWRLADKETEVEKV
- the pcaF gene encoding 3-oxoadipyl-CoA thiolase, with product MTDVYICDYIRTPIGRFGGSLASVRADDLGAIPIKALIARNLNVDWAAVDEVIFGCANQAGEDNRNIARMSALLAGLPAEVPGTTMNRLCGSGMDAVITAARTIKAGEAEIIIAGGVESMSRAPFVMPKAESAYSRASEIHDTTIGWRFINPLMKGQYGVDSMPETAENVAEDFGISRADQDIFALRSQEKAALAQSNGRLAQEITPVEIAQRKGDPKVIRADEHPRATTLETLAGLRAPFRAGGSVTAGNASGVNDGAAALIIASAAAAKKYGLTPIARILGGATAGVAPRIMGIGPISASNKLMARLGLRQIDFSVIELNEAFASQGLATLRALGIVDGDPRVNPNGGAIALGHPLGMSGARITGSAALELQARQKSLSTMCIGVGQGIAIALEGC
- a CDS encoding DUF892 family protein, which codes for MTMNSLKDVYHDQLQDMWSANKQSLDIVTALGRTAHDKDLSKALIAGANGINDGMEKIAEICNQHGISPDGEHCKGMQGLAAEAKAHVLDADFGSDKVRDAVIVTQYQRMVHYAIAGYGCLVAFANRLDQDGDGAVLQTCLDLTYDGDRTMTALATAGVSQAGNSGSCRG